A genome region from Aphelocoma coerulescens isolate FSJ_1873_10779 chromosome Z unlocalized genomic scaffold, UR_Acoe_1.0 ChrZ, whole genome shotgun sequence includes the following:
- the EXOSC5 gene encoding exosome complex component RRP46, whose translation MAAMAAVALDVAAAGGQCRLRPFSCELGLLSRPDGSAAFLQGDTSVLAGLYGPAEAKVSKELPDRAALEVLLRPKVGLPGVMERSREQLLRQTCEAVVLGVLHPRTAITLVLQVLSDAGSLLSCCLNAACMALLDAGLPLVTLFCGVTCALQLDGTILLDPTARQEQEARAILTFAIASSERKVLMANTKGSCSVEEMQQCLAAAQRAADTIFQFYRDSVRRRYSKS comes from the exons ATGGCGGCGATGGCGGCGGTGGCGCTGGAcgtggcggcggcgggcgggcagtGCCGCTTGCGGCCCTTCTCCTgcgagctggggctgctctcgCGGCCCGACGGCTCGGCCGCCTTCCTGCAGG gtgaCACCTCGGTGCTGGCCGGGCTCTACGGCCCCGCGGAGGCCAAGGTCAGCAAGGAGCTGCCGGACCGGGCGGCGCTGGAGGTGCTGCTGCGCCCCAAGGTGGGGCTGCCAG GCGTGATGGAGCGcagccgggagcagctgctgcgcCAGACGTGCGAGGCCGTGGTTCTGGGGGTGCTGCACCCCCGCACCGCCATCACCCTGGTGCTGCAGGTGCTCAGCGACGCCGGCTCT ctgctgtcctgctgcctGAACGCCGCCTGCATGGCGCTGCTGGACGCAGGGCTGCCCCTCGTCACCCTCTTCTGTGGTGTCACCTGCGCCCTGCAGCTCGACGGCACCATCCTGCTCGACCCCACAGCCCGACAGGAGCAG gagGCCCGCGCCATCCTCACCTTTGCCATCGCCAGCAGCGAGAGGAAGGTGCTGATGGCCAACACCAAGGGCAGCTGCTCCGTGGAGGAG ATGCAGCAAtgcctggctgcagcccagCGTGCCGCCGACACCATCTTCCAGTTCTACCGTGACTCTGTGCGCCGCCGCTACTCCAAGTCCTGA
- the EMC4 gene encoding ER membrane protein complex subunit 4 — translation MAAAAALRSRRFKWSLDLGAAPGGRPRGAAEGRGPLGFADRQLGEGGVHESDKILMEKRCWDVALAPLKQIPMNLFIMYMAGNTISIFPAMMVCMMGWRPLQALMSLSATLKALESSSRRALQGLVFLVGNGLGLALALYKCQAMGLLPTRPSDWLAFVTPPQRMEFTGGGLIL, via the exons atggcggcggcggcggcgctccGGAGCCGCCGGTTCAAGTGGTCGCTGGACCtgggggcggcgccggggggaCG gccccgcggagccgccgAGGGCCGCGGCCCACTCGGGTTCGCCGACCGGCAGCTGGGGGAGGGCGGCGTCCACGAGAGCGACAAGAtcctcatggagaag CGCTGCTGGGACGTGGCTCTGGCGCCGCTGAAGCAGATCCCGATGAACCTGTTCATCATGTACATGGCCGGCAACACCATCTCCATCTTCCCGGCCATGATGGTCTGCATGATGGGCTGGCGCCCGCTGCAGGCCCTCATGTCCCTGTCTGCCA caCTGAAAGCCCTGGAGAGCTCAAGCCGGCGGGCACTGCAGGGTCTTGTGTTCCTGGTGGGcaatgggctggggctggcactggCCCTCTACAAGTGCCAGGCCATGGGGCTGCTGCCCACCCGCCCTTCCGACTGGCTGGCCTTCGTCACCCCCCCACAG CGAATGGAATTCACTGGGGGGGGCCTGATATTGTGA